The genomic interval gaagttatgggtcctacagtaggtctatcttgttgttaggtgaagttatgggtcctacagtaggtctatgttattgttaggtgaagttatgggtcctacagtaggtctgtgttgttgttaggtgaagttatgggtcctacagtaggtctatgttgttgttaggtgaagttatgggtcctacagtaggtctatgttgttgttatgggtcctacagtaggtctatgttgttgttaggtgaagttatgggtcctacagtaggtctatgttgttgttatgggtcctacagtaggtctatgttattgttaggtgaagttatgggtcctacagtaggtctatgttattgttatgggtcctacagtaggtctatgttattgttaggtgaagttatgggccaatttgttaAACACTTAATGTACAAACCCTCAGTTTCAGGCTGATGGCAACGCTAGCCAAAgaacattttactggttgaagtgtttcagTATAAAGCAGTTGATTTTGCGACAATAACGCAAACATATAGGAGATTCAAACAAGCCTTACAATTACAATGCATGTGCATCGCTGCAATTTTAGCACAGAACACAGAGGGGTCCTTTTTTGGAGACCAAAGGtcatctggcacactgcttaggtcttgactgtcttaagacaattgtaaaataatttaacagacatcaattgttgtacaactgcATGGGTACGctctgggcatcaccttttacctcaaataaacagtggatttctgctgttgtgggccttaaaccgtctgtctgactttgttgttcgcacaggagagatacgggactatcgtggatcctctggggagcctcaacaacatcatgatgctgacgaggcagagaagagtctctccagatcagaacacctcaagaaacacccgcagagatccacagggaagataACTCACTGCtgttctgactgtgggaagagattaaACTCCTCAGTAAAACTTAAAATACATCAAAGAATTCACAcaagagagaaaccatatagctgtgatcaatgtgggaagagttttagtcaatctggagatctgacagtgcaccagagaatacacacaggagagaaaccgtttagctgtgatcaatgtggggagagttttactacatctagccagctgactgtacaccagagaaaacacacaggagagaaaccttatagctgtggtcaatgtgggaagagtttttctactTCTAGCcagctgactgtacaccagagaacacacacaggagagaaatcttatagctgtaatcaatgtgggaagagttttagtcaattTAGctctctgacagtgcaccagagaatacacacaggagagaaaccgtttagctgtgatcaatgtggggagagttttactacatctagctctctgactgtacaccagagaaaacacacaggagagaaaccttatagctgtggtcaatgtggggagagttttactacatctagcaagctgactgtacaccagagaaaacacacaggagagaaatcttatagctgtaatcaatgtgggaagagttttagtcaattTAGctctctgacagtgcaccagagaatacacacaggagagaaaccatttagctgtggtcaatgtgggaagagttttaatcaatctggagatctgacagtgcaccagagaatacacacaggagagaaaccgtttagctgtgatcaatgtgggaagagtttttctacttctagctatctaactatacaccagagaacacacacaggagagaaaccttatagctgtaatcaatgtgggaagagttttagtcaatctagctctctgacagtgcaccagaaaatacacacaggagagaaaccatttagctgtgatcaatgtgggaggaGTTTTTCAACTTCTACCTATCTAAATATACACCATAGAACCAAGGAACACACAAACACCCCTTAGCTGTGACCAGAGATAATCTGATAAATGATCTCTGATCAAATATCAGAAAAT from Salvelinus alpinus chromosome 2, SLU_Salpinus.1, whole genome shotgun sequence carries:
- the LOC139552213 gene encoding zinc finger protein ZFP2-like gives rise to the protein MSSLNYSLPAEEETVCWTEKEALIKEEEEEKDVTIHKQVEGEVVTLKEEEKDVTVKEEAFRVKEEEDSVFEVKAEEGEITVSSEEEEEETEYLGPISQTQFKASSGSKDELSHKMVLRNRAVITTGKYCLKYRGTNSAVVELMFGVKREICNCYIHTDINCCTTAWVRSGHHLLPQINSGFLLLWALNRLSDFVVRTGEIRDYRGSSGEPQQHHDADEAEKSLSRSEHLKKHPQRSTGKITHCCSDCGKRLNSSVKLKIHQRIHTREKPYSCDQCGKSFSQSGDLTVHQRIHTGEKPFSCDQCGESFTTSSQLTVHQRKHTGEKPYSCGQCGKSFSTSSQLTVHQRTHTGEKSYSCNQCGKSFSQFSSLTVHQRIHTGEKPFSCDQCGESFTTSSSLTVHQRKHTGEKPYSCGQCGESFTTSSKLTVHQRKHTGEKSYSCNQCGKSFSQFSSLTVHQRIHTGEKPFSCGQCGKSFNQSGDLTVHQRIHTGEKPFSCDQCGKSFSTSSYLTIHQRTHTGEKPYSCNQCGKSFSQSSSLTVHQKIHTGEKPFSCDQCGRSFSTSTYLNIHHRTKEHTNTP